Within Sphingobium aromaticiconvertens, the genomic segment TTCGCCCGCGTGGTGCGCCCCGTGGCGGGCAGCCCCCGCATCCGCATCCGCCTGCGCCCGACGACATCGTGGAACAGCGAAGCCGTGCCGATCACCTATGGTTCCAACCATGTCCGCATGGTCCTGGCCTATATGGCCATGCGCCTGTCCACCAACGCGCCCATCGGCCTGATTTCACAGGAAAGCTGGTTCCGGCTGGAACGCGACGCGCATTTCTTCCTGGGGCCGGACGAAAGCTTCTCCGACGCGCTGCGCCCGGCGGTCGAGCGGATGCTGGATGACACGATCCACGAATGGCAGATGTGGGTGCGCGGCCTCGCCATCCCGCCCGAATGGCAGGAAGCGGTCATCCGGTCGGCCATTACGCTCAAACTCTGCCAGCATGAGGAAACCGGCGCGATCGTCGCCGCGCTCACCACCAGCATTCCCGAACATGCCGATTCAGGCCGAAACTGGGATTATCGCTATTGCTGGGTCCGCGACGCCTATTACACAGTCGAGGCGCTCAATCGGCTGGGTGCGCTCGACGTACTGGAATCCTATCTCGAATATCTGCGCAACATCGTCGACGGCGCACGCGGCGGGCATATCCAGCCGCTCTACGACGTGCGTGGCAACGCCACCCTCACCGAATGGGAGGCGGACAAGCTGCCCGGCTATCGCGGCATGGGTCCGGTCCGCGTCGGCAACGCCGCCTATGAACAGATCCAGCACGACGCTTATGGCCAGATCGTCCTGTCCTCGGTTCAGGGCTTCATTGACCAGCGCCTGCTCCGCATGGCCGGAATGGCGGATTTCGAAGCCCTTGAAGCCGTCGGCGAACGCGCCTGGAAAGTCTATGACCAGCCCGACGCGGGCCTGTGGGAACTGCGTACCCGCGCCCATGTCCACAGCTATAGCGCGGTCATGTGCTGGGCCGCCTGCGACCGCCTCGCCCATGCGGCCAAGGCACTGGACATGCCGGAGCGCGAACGCCATTGGCAGGACCGTGCGGACACCATGCACGCCCGCATCGTAAACGCCGCATGGCGCCCGGACAGCCAGGCCATTTCCGCCAATTTCGAAGATGACGCCCGCGACGCCTCGCTGCTCCAGTTGCTCGACCTGCGCTTCCTCACCGCCGAAGACCCGATGTTCACCGGCACGCTGAAAGCATTGGAGGCGGACCTTCGGCGCGGCAACGACATGCTTCGCTACAGCGCGCCCGACGATTTCGGCGAGCCTGTCACCGCCTTCAACGTCTGCACCTTCTGGCTGATCGAGGCGCTGTACCGCACCGGCCGCCGCGACGAAGCCCGCACCCTGTTCGACGAGATGCTGTCGCGCCGCACCGCCGCGGGCCTGCTCT encodes:
- a CDS encoding glycoside hydrolase family 15 protein, with the translated sequence MDLWPIGNCQASALIDRAGRMIWACVPRVDGDPVFSALIDDSAYDAPDARGFWAIELEGCVKVEQHYIRNTPVLVTRQSDDHGNAIETYDFSPRHKAKGRMYRPVAFARVVRPVAGSPRIRIRLRPTTSWNSEAVPITYGSNHVRMVLAYMAMRLSTNAPIGLISQESWFRLERDAHFFLGPDESFSDALRPAVERMLDDTIHEWQMWVRGLAIPPEWQEAVIRSAITLKLCQHEETGAIVAALTTSIPEHADSGRNWDYRYCWVRDAYYTVEALNRLGALDVLESYLEYLRNIVDGARGGHIQPLYDVRGNATLTEWEADKLPGYRGMGPVRVGNAAYEQIQHDAYGQIVLSSVQGFIDQRLLRMAGMADFEALEAVGERAWKVYDQPDAGLWELRTRAHVHSYSAVMCWAACDRLAHAAKALDMPERERHWQDRADTMHARIVNAAWRPDSQAISANFEDDARDASLLQLLDLRFLTAEDPMFTGTLKALEADLRRGNDMLRYSAPDDFGEPVTAFNVCTFWLIEALYRTGRRDEARTLFDEMLSRRTAAGLLSEDIDPNTGELWGNYPQTYSLVGIINCAVLLSKPWSACR